A genomic region of Thermoanaerobaculum aquaticum contains the following coding sequences:
- a CDS encoding RHS repeat-associated core domain-containing protein: protein MASNDFYPFGLPAATTGLQGSWFSGYELEHQNTSSTYTDDLYFLHARWYFPQVARFLSPDPVRGDVFSPQSFNLFAYVGGNPVNFVDPWGLAEAEPLKINYSETVEVSAGGDPCPFAPKNISCEAWQSVKEMQWRMILGWNRPLSQTPALFPTPTSPNMRAARPEEVARSAESLSTPERAPELVFGGGVKVTFAFPIFGKPVPLLLVTEASWEPWTTIRLEASVQTGMGAAIAGGAFFYLENEGFGKQTAGGFSVLGGRGYGGEATILLEDKYRGRFEIIVGAGGGVAGVVPIYVRPLGSRQWGN, encoded by the coding sequence GTGGCGAGCAACGACTTTTACCCCTTTGGTCTTCCTGCGGCCACGACGGGCCTGCAGGGGAGCTGGTTTTCGGGGTACGAGTTGGAGCACCAAAACACCTCCAGCACGTACACCGATGATTTGTACTTCTTGCATGCTCGCTGGTACTTCCCGCAGGTGGCGAGGTTTCTCTCGCCTGATCCCGTGCGTGGGGATGTCTTTTCTCCGCAGAGCTTCAATCTTTTCGCGTACGTGGGTGGGAACCCAGTCAATTTCGTGGATCCGTGGGGTTTGGCAGAGGCCGAGCCGCTGAAAATCAATTACTCGGAAACGGTGGAGGTGTCTGCGGGTGGGGATCCTTGTCCTTTCGCCCCTAAAAACATATCGTGCGAAGCTTGGCAATCTGTAAAAGAGATGCAATGGCGAATGATCCTTGGTTGGAACCGTCCGCTCTCTCAAACCCCGGCGCTTTTCCCAACACCCACATCCCCGAACATGCGGGCGGCTCGGCCGGAGGAGGTGGCCAGGAGCGCCGAGAGTCTTTCGACTCCGGAAAGAGCGCCCGAACTTGTGTTTGGTGGGGGAGTGAAGGTCACGTTTGCGTTTCCTATTTTTGGAAAACCAGTTCCTCTGCTTCTTGTTACTGAGGCTTCCTGGGAGCCTTGGACAACAATCAGATTAGAGGCGTCGGTGCAGACGGGCATGGGTGCTGCCATTGCTGGCGGTGCATTCTTCTATCTGGAGAATGAGGGCTTTGGGAAACAAACCGCAGGCGGCTTTTCGGTTCTGGGGGGCCGTGGCTATGGTGGTGAGGCGACCATTCTTCTCGAGGATAAATACCGTGGTCGCTTCGAGATAATCGTAGGAGCGGGCGGTGGGGTTG